From a region of the Malania oleifera isolate guangnan ecotype guangnan chromosome 12, ASM2987363v1, whole genome shotgun sequence genome:
- the LOC131144927 gene encoding secreted RxLR effector protein 161-like yields MKDCNLVNTPSEFGLKLNKDDGGKKVNSTLYKQNVGSLMYLIATRRDIMHVVSVISRYMKCPTEIHLLVAKKILRYLQGTKEFGLFFKKGEKSYLFGFTDSDYAGYCDDHKSTSEYVFMLGTRVISWSSKKQPIVTLSTPEAEFVATTTCVCQVIWLKKILEELQFKQDRPTLIYCDNSSAIKLSKNPVLLVEASI; encoded by the coding sequence ATGAAGGATTGTAATCTTGTGAATACACCATCTGAGTTTGGTTTGAAACTAAACAAAGATGATGGAGGAAAGAAGGTTAACAGTACTCTTTACAAGCAGaatgtggggagtttaatgtatttGATTGCAACAAGGCGTGATATAATGCATGTTGTAAGTGTCATTAGTAGATACATGAAGTGTCCAACAGAGATTCATCTTTTGGTTGCAAAAAAAATTCTTAGGTACTTGCAAGGTACTAAGGAGTTTGGGTTGTTCTTCAAAAAGGGAGAAAAGTCATATTTGTTTGGCTTTACAGATAGTGATTATGCAGGATATTGTGATGATCATAAAAGCACATCTGAGTATGTTTTCATGTTGGGGACAAGAGTTAtttcatggtcatcaaagaaACAACCAATCGTGACATTGTCAACCCCGGAAGCTGAATTTGTTGCAACAACAACTTGTGTTTGTCAAGTTATTTGGCTGAAGAAGATTCTTGAAGAGCTACAGTTCAAACAAGATCGGCCTACTCTCATTTACTGTGACAACAGTTCAGCAATAAAGCTCTCAAAGAATCCTGTTTTACTGGTCGAAGCAAGCATATAG